From the genome of Metallibacterium scheffleri:
CGTTGCCGCCCGGGGCGCGGCGCCGCTGCCCGTGGTGCTGGTCAGCTTCGATCCCGAACACGACGACGTGGCGATGCTGGCCCGGGTTGCCGCCAACCATCACCTCAGCGCGCCGCTGTATCGGCTGACCACGCCGATCAGCGGTGACTACGGCGCGCTGGCCGCGGTGCTCGGCATCGCCTACCGGCCGCTGCCCGATGGCGGTTACGCGCACAACACCGTGGTCGCGCTGCTGGACGGCGAGGGGCGCGTGCTTGCCACCACCGATGCGGCTGGCAAGCCGGACCCGGCGTTCGTGGCGGCCGTGGTCATGGTCGCAGCGCATTGACGGATGCCATCGCACGAACGCAGGCCAGCACCGACGCAGCCGCGATGTCGCTGCGCCGGTATGTCGTTTCATCGCCGCGCCGTGTTAGCTTTGCGCGATGACTACCAACCTGCGTCGTACCAAGATCGTCGCCACCCTCGGCCCCGCCACCGATGCGCCTGAAGTCCTCGCGCGCACGCTGGCCGCGGGCGTGGACGTGGTTCGCCTCAACCTCTCGCACGGCCAGCCCGGGGACCATCGGCGCCGCGCCGAAGCCGTGCGCGCCTGGGCCGCGGCCAGCGGTCGCGAAATCGGCATCCTCGCCGACCTGCAAGGCCCCAAGATCCGCATCGAGCGTTTCGCCAGCGGGCCGGTGCGGCTGCAGGAAGGCATGTCCTTC
Proteins encoded in this window:
- a CDS encoding SCO family protein, whose product is MRIPRLLLRFASLALFAPLTLTASSGAAPLPDNSVYRIPALTLRDQQGDVFSFASLRGEPRLVSMFYGSCKMVCPLLIENIKRIEQAVAARGAAPLPVVLVSFDPEHDDVAMLARVAANHHLSAPLYRLTTPISGDYGALAAVLGIAYRPLPDGGYAHNTVVALLDGEGRVLATTDAAGKPDPAFVAAVVMVAAH